A segment of the Halogeometricum sp. S3BR5-2 genome:
AACCCCGACGGCGAGTGGCGCGGCCCCGGACCCCGACCCCCGGACGGCGACCTCGCGTCGGCCGTCCGCGCGGCGTGTTTCGACCGCGGACTCGTCGTCGAACTCGGCGGGCGCGAGAGCGCGACGGCCCGGTTCCTCCCGCCGCTGACCGTCTCGGACGGCCAGATAGACGACGTGGCGTCGATATTCGACGAGGCCGTCGCGGCCGCCGTCGACGGGGAGGAGGCGAGGACGGGGGTGACGGCATGAGCGGAGAGGACCTCTTTCTCGGCACCGAGTCGGGCGACGCGGCCTACCGCGAGTCGATGCGGCGGGCGACGAAGGCCGTCCTCGACACCGTGGCGGACGGGGAGAACCCCTACACCGGCGCCTCGCCCGCGGCGCTCCGCGACCTGTTCGAAGAGCCGGTGCTTCCCGAGGAGGGCGCCGGCCTCAACGCGGCGATGGACGAGGCGGCCGAGCGAGTGCTCTCTCACTCGGTGGCCACGTCGAACCCGCGCTGTGCGGCCCATCTCCAGTGTCCGCCGATGATTCCGGGTCTCGCCGCCGAGGCGATGCTGACCGCGGCGAACCAGTCGCTGGACTCGTTCGACCAGGCGCCCGCCGCGACGGTGCTCGAAGAGCGACTGGTCGACGCCCTCTGCGACCTGTTCGACCTGCCCGACGGGGCCGACGGCGTGTTCACCGCCGGGGGGACGCAGTCGAACTTTCAAGCGCTGCTGCTCGCGCGGGACCGCTGCTGCGGGCGGCGATTCGACCGGGACGCGCAGGCCGAGGGGCTCCCGGCCGGGGCCGACTCGCTGCGAATCCTCTGCTCGGCGGAGGCGCACTTCACCGCCGCGCAGGCCGCCCACCACCTCGGACTCGGCGAGGGCGCCGTCGTCTCGGTGCCGACCGACGAGGCGTACCGGATGGACGTCGACGCCCTCGACGCGACGCTCGACCGACTCGACGCGCGCGGCGACCGCCCGTTCGCGCTCGTCGGGACGGCGGGAACGACGGACTTCGGGAGCGTCGACCCGCTCTCGGAACTCGCCGACAGGGCGGCCGAACGCGACCTGTGGTTCCACGTCGACGCGGCCTACGGCGGCGCGGCGGCGCTGAGCGACGAGCACGCGGGCCTGCTCGACGGAATCGAGCGCGCCGACTCCGTCGCCGTCGACTTCCACAAACTGTTCTACCAGCCCGTCAGTTGCGGCGCCCTGCTACTCCGTGACGGCGACGAGTTCGAGTGGATGGCGCGTAACGCCGCCTACCTCAACCCCGAGGACCACGAGGACGCCGGCGTCCCGAACCTCGTCGCCAAGTCGGTCCAGACCACCCGGCGGTTCGACGCGCTGAAACCGTACGTCGCCTTCCGCGCCCTCGGACGCGAGGGGCTGGCGCGCCTCGTCGACGACACGCTCGAACTCGCCGACGGCGCCGCCTCGCTGCTCGACGCCGCGGACGATTTCGAAGTCGTCCACGAACCGACGCTGAACGCCGTCGTCTTCCGCTACCGCCCCCGCGAGGGGATGAGCGAGGAGGACGTGAGTCGGGTGAACGCGGCCGTCAGGCGGCGACTGCTGGACGACGGACGGGCCGTCGTCGCCCGGACGGAGGCGGAGGGCGCGACGAGCCTGAAGCTCACGCTCCTGAACCCGACGGCGACGCTGGAGGACGTGGCCGCGGTTCTCGACGCCGTCCGGGACTGCGGCGACGAACTCGCCGCGGAACGGGGGGTGGCGGCGTGAGCTTCGGCGTCGAACGCGGGACGGAGCGGGTGGACCCGGCCGGGCGCGCCGACGACGCGACGGTCCACGCGTTCCTGAACTGCTACCTCCGCGAGACGGGCGCCTACGAGGTTCTGGAGGGAGACGGCGCCGGGGCCGCCGGCGTCGAACCCGGCCCCGACGGCCTCCTCCGGGCGAGACTCCCCGCGCAGGGAGTCGATATCCTGGCGCCGCTGTCGTACCGCTCGCCGACCGAGCGGCATCTGTTCGAGACGCCGGTGCGCTACCGCCTGCCGGGCGGTGGGGGAGACGGCGGCGACGGCGAGGGAGACGCACACCCCGCCGACGCCGCCACGCTGGCCGCTCTGGTCGCAACGGACCTCTCGCTATCGCGCAGCGGCGACAGCGAGACGGACGAACTGCTGGCGCGCGTCCTGCGGAGCGAGCGGGCCGTCGAGTCGTTCGTCGCGGCGCGAGCGGGCGACGAAGAGCGGCTCTACGGCGAGAACGGCGAGGGCGTGACGTTTCGCGACGCCGAGCAGGCGCTCGTGTTCGGTCACCACCGCCACCCGACGCCGAAGAGCAGGGAGGGCATCGCCGAGCGCAACCGGGGGACGTACGCGCCGGAACTCCGCGGGTCGTTCCCGCTCGACTACTTCCGCGCCGACCCCGCGCTCGTCTCGTCCGAGTCGGCGCTGGACCGGAGCGCCGCCTCGTGGGTGAGAGCGGACCTGCGCGCGGACCCCGCCGTCCCGGAGTCGTTCGTCGACGAACACGTCGAGAGCGGCGACGCTCTTCTCCCCGTTCACCCGTGGCAGGCCGACTACCTGCTCGACCGACCGCGCGTCCGCCGGCACCTCGGCGACGGACTCGAACACCTCGGCGCGGTCGGCCGGGAGTTCTACCCGACCACGTCCGTGCGGACGCTGTACAGCCCCGACGCGCCGTTCATGGTCAAATCCTCCATGAACGTCGCCATCACGAACTCCGTGCGGACGAACAAGCGCCCCGAACTCGAACGCGGCGTCGCCGTCGCGGAACTGCTGGACACCGCGTTCGGCGACGAACTCCGCGAGGCGTTCCCCGCGTTCGACGTCGTCCGCGACCCGGCGTACCTCGCGCTGGACGTCGGGGAGGGAGCCGAATCGGGGGTAGAGACCATCCTGCGCGCGAACCCGTTCCGCGGCGAACGAGCGGAGCGCTCGACGCCCGTCGTCTCGCTGTGTCAGGACGCCATTCGAGGACGGTCACGGCTCGGTCGTCTGGTCTCGTCCATCGCGGAGCGCGAGGGACGGAGCGCGGACGCGACGAGCGAGGAGTGGTTCCGCCGCTACCTCGAAGTCGGGATTCGACCGATACTGTGGCTCTACCTCGAACGCGGCGTCGGCGTCGAGGCGCACCAGCAGAACTCGGTTCTCACCCTCGACGCGGAGGGCTACCCGAGCGAGTTCCGCTACCGCGACAACCAGGGCTTTTACTTCCCAGAATCGCGGTACGACGCCGTCGACGCCTACCTCCCCGGCGTCGGCGAGCGAGCGGACACCGTCTGTGCGGACGCGATAGCCGACGAGCGACTCCGCTACTACGTCGTGTTGAACAACGCCTTCGACGTGATAAACGCGTTCGGGAGCGCCGGCCTCGTCGACGAACGCCGCCTGCTGGGCCTCCTGCACGACGAACTCGAACGCGCCCGCGAGCGCTACGGCCACCCCGACTCGGAGTTTCTCGACCCGCTCTTGGAGTCGCCGACGGTGCCCTGCAAGGCGAACCTGCTCACGCGCTTCCGCGGGCTGGACGAACTGGAGAACGAACTCGAATCGCAGTCCGTCTACGCGGACGTGACCAACCCGCTCGTCACCGAACTCGACCGATGAGAGGCGAAAGCGAGACTTCCGAGACCGAGGGGAACCGACCCTGCTACGACTACCGACGCTACGACGCGGAGGCGGACCGGACCGTCTCCTTCCGTCCGGCGACGCCCGAACGCGACCTGCGGCGACTACACGCGTGGCTCGGGTCCGACCACGTGAAGCCGTACTGGCAGTTGGACCTGTCGCTCGACCGGTTCCGAGAGCGGTTCCGCGAGAAACTCGCTGACGACCACCTGACGCCCTACGTCGGCTGTCTCGACCACGTGCCGATGAGCTACTGGGAGTGTTACCGTGCGGCCGACGACAGCGTGGCGAACCACTACGACGCCGACGACGCCGACAGGGGAGTCCACCTGCTCGTCGGTCCCGAGGAGTACCTCGGGCGGGGCTACGCGCTCCCGCTGCTGCGCGGCGCCGTCGCCATGCAGTTCGAGATGAGCGAGGCCGAGCGCGTGGTAGCCGAACCCGACGCGCGGAACGACCGCGCGATTCGCGTCTTCGAGCGCTGCGGGTTCGAATCGGAGGGGGAGTTCCGCTTCGACGAGGCCGGGAAGGACGCCGTCCTGCTGGTCTGCGACCGCGAGCGGTTCGAGGCGGAGGTGCTGGGCGACGGAGCGACAGAGACGGACGCGAACGGCCCGGAGGTGCGCCGATGACGGCCGGAGGCGGCGACGCGGCGGACGAGAGGGCGGAGACAGCAGCGGAGACGCGCGACGTCGTCGGAATCGGCGTCGGCCCGTTCAACCTCGGCCTCGCCGCGCTCCTGGAGGGAAGCGACGCCGACGTCGACGCCGTCTTCCTCGAACGCGACGCCGAGTTCCACTGGCACGAGGGGATGCTCCTCGATGGTACGACGCTGGAGGTGCCGTTCCTCGCGGACCTCGTGACGCTGGCCGACCCGACGAACCCCTACAGCTACCTCAACTACCTGCGGGAGACGGGGCGTATCTACGAGTTCTACTTCTACGAGACGTTCCAGATTCCGCGCCGGGAGTACGACGACTACCTCCGCTGGGTCGTCGACGAACTCGACGTCTGTCGGTTCCGCCGCGAGGTGACGGACGTGCGTTGGGACGAGAGCGAGGAGGAGTACGTCGCCGTCGCCCGCCACCCCGAAACGGGCGAGCGGTTCGAGTATCGGGGTAAAAACGTCGCGCTCGGAATCGGCTCGCGGCCGCAGATTCCCGAGCAACTGCGGGGCCACTCCGAGGAGGACGTGTTCCACACGGCGAAGTACCGCCACAACCGAGAACGGGCGCTGTCGGCCGACTCGATAACCGTCGTCGGGTCGGGCCAGAGCGCCGCGGAGGTGTTCTACGACCTGCTGAAGCGGCAGGACGAACACGGGTACCGCCTCGACTGGCTCACCCGCTCGGACGGCTTCTTCCCGATGGAGTACTCGAAACTCGGCCTCCAGCACTTCACGCCCGAGTACGAGCGGTACGTCTACGACCTCCCGCAGGGGGTCAAAGACGACCTGATTCCGAACCAAGACCTGCTGTACAAGGGCGTCGACCCGGAGACGAGCGCCGACATCTACGACCTGCTGTACCGGCGGTCCATCGGTGGCAGAGAGCCTGATGTTGGCCTGTTCGCGATGACCGAAGCCCGCGACATCGAGTCCGTCGGCGACGCCTACGCGCTGGACTGCCGGCAGTGGCAGACCGACGAGCCGTTCGTCCACGAGAGCGAGGTGGTCGTCTGCGGTACCGGCTACGAACGTCCGATACCCGGGTTTCTCGAACCGCTGGAGGAGGCGATATCGTGGGACGAGCGCGGCCGCTTCGGGGTGACCGAGGACCACCGGCTCGAAATCGACCTGCCGGGCGACGTGTTCCTCCAGAACGCCGAACTCCACACCCACGGCGTCGGCGTTCCGGACCTCGGTCTCGGCTGCTACCGGAACACCCGGTTCGTCAACCGACTCGCCGACCGCGAGGTGTACCCCGAAGACGCCGACACCGTGTATCAGGACTTCTCGCTCGACCGGTTCGTCGAGCACGCACCGGGCGCTTCTCGGAAGGGAAGCGAATCGACCGCGCCGACGCAGGACGACTGAGAGACAATGAATCCGAACGACGACATCCGAGACGACGCACTGGACGAAGACGTGTGGGAGACGGTCGAACGCCGTCTGCTCGCGAAGATGCTCGAAGAGTTCGCCTACGAGGAGATACTCGACCCCGAGCGGGTCGAGACGGGTGCGGGAAGCGACCGAAAGGCCGGTTCCGACGCAGACGCCGCGACCTACCGGGTCGACCTCGGCGACGCGGCCTACCGCTTCCGCGCCGAGGAACGCCTGCTCGACAGTCTCTCCGTCGACATCGGGAGCGTCGAACGGCGGAGCGCCGGAGGCGGAGAGGAGGACGGAGCGGACGGAGGAAACGAAGGGAAGAGAACGGGCTGGACCCCGCTCAACGACCCGCTGACCCTCCTCCGCGACGTCGGCGAATCGACCGACCTCGACGGCCTGACCGAGGGGAACCTCGTGCGGGAGTACAAGCGCACGCTCCTCGCGGACGCGCACGTCGAAGCGAGGGAGCGAAAGCGCGCGAACGGGGGCGGGGAGTTCGACCCGTTGGACCTCGGTTACGCCGAACTGGAGGGCGAGATGGACGGTCATCCGTGGATAACCTACAACAAGGGTCGCCTCGGGTGGGGGTACGACGACTACCGACGGTACGCCCCCGAAGCGAAAGAGCCCGTCGCGCTGTCGTGGGTCGCCGTCAGTAAGGAGAAGGCGACGTTCGTCTCGACGGCGGAC
Coding sequences within it:
- a CDS encoding IucA/IucC family protein, with amino-acid sequence MSFGVERGTERVDPAGRADDATVHAFLNCYLRETGAYEVLEGDGAGAAGVEPGPDGLLRARLPAQGVDILAPLSYRSPTERHLFETPVRYRLPGGGGDGGDGEGDAHPADAATLAALVATDLSLSRSGDSETDELLARVLRSERAVESFVAARAGDEERLYGENGEGVTFRDAEQALVFGHHRHPTPKSREGIAERNRGTYAPELRGSFPLDYFRADPALVSSESALDRSAASWVRADLRADPAVPESFVDEHVESGDALLPVHPWQADYLLDRPRVRRHLGDGLEHLGAVGREFYPTTSVRTLYSPDAPFMVKSSMNVAITNSVRTNKRPELERGVAVAELLDTAFGDELREAFPAFDVVRDPAYLALDVGEGAESGVETILRANPFRGERAERSTPVVSLCQDAIRGRSRLGRLVSSIAEREGRSADATSEEWFRRYLEVGIRPILWLYLERGVGVEAHQQNSVLTLDAEGYPSEFRYRDNQGFYFPESRYDAVDAYLPGVGERADTVCADAIADERLRYYVVLNNAFDVINAFGSAGLVDERRLLGLLHDELERARERYGHPDSEFLDPLLESPTVPCKANLLTRFRGLDELENELESQSVYADVTNPLVTELDR
- a CDS encoding lysine N(6)-hydroxylase/L-ornithine N(5)-oxygenase family protein, which gives rise to MTAGGGDAADERAETAAETRDVVGIGVGPFNLGLAALLEGSDADVDAVFLERDAEFHWHEGMLLDGTTLEVPFLADLVTLADPTNPYSYLNYLRETGRIYEFYFYETFQIPRREYDDYLRWVVDELDVCRFRREVTDVRWDESEEEYVAVARHPETGERFEYRGKNVALGIGSRPQIPEQLRGHSEEDVFHTAKYRHNRERALSADSITVVGSGQSAAEVFYDLLKRQDEHGYRLDWLTRSDGFFPMEYSKLGLQHFTPEYERYVYDLPQGVKDDLIPNQDLLYKGVDPETSADIYDLLYRRSIGGREPDVGLFAMTEARDIESVGDAYALDCRQWQTDEPFVHESEVVVCGTGYERPIPGFLEPLEEAISWDERGRFGVTEDHRLEIDLPGDVFLQNAELHTHGVGVPDLGLGCYRNTRFVNRLADREVYPEDADTVYQDFSLDRFVEHAPGASRKGSESTAPTQDD
- a CDS encoding pyridoxal phosphate-dependent decarboxylase family protein is translated as MSGEDLFLGTESGDAAYRESMRRATKAVLDTVADGENPYTGASPAALRDLFEEPVLPEEGAGLNAAMDEAAERVLSHSVATSNPRCAAHLQCPPMIPGLAAEAMLTAANQSLDSFDQAPAATVLEERLVDALCDLFDLPDGADGVFTAGGTQSNFQALLLARDRCCGRRFDRDAQAEGLPAGADSLRILCSAEAHFTAAQAAHHLGLGEGAVVSVPTDEAYRMDVDALDATLDRLDARGDRPFALVGTAGTTDFGSVDPLSELADRAAERDLWFHVDAAYGGAAALSDEHAGLLDGIERADSVAVDFHKLFYQPVSCGALLLRDGDEFEWMARNAAYLNPEDHEDAGVPNLVAKSVQTTRRFDALKPYVAFRALGREGLARLVDDTLELADGAASLLDAADDFEVVHEPTLNAVVFRYRPREGMSEEDVSRVNAAVRRRLLDDGRAVVARTEAEGATSLKLTLLNPTATLEDVAAVLDAVRDCGDELAAERGVAA
- a CDS encoding GNAT family N-acetyltransferase, producing MRGESETSETEGNRPCYDYRRYDAEADRTVSFRPATPERDLRRLHAWLGSDHVKPYWQLDLSLDRFRERFREKLADDHLTPYVGCLDHVPMSYWECYRAADDSVANHYDADDADRGVHLLVGPEEYLGRGYALPLLRGAVAMQFEMSEAERVVAEPDARNDRAIRVFERCGFESEGEFRFDEAGKDAVLLVCDRERFEAEVLGDGATETDANGPEVRR